From one Bacteroides fragilis NCTC 9343 genomic stretch:
- a CDS encoding type III restriction-modification system endonuclease: MKLKFKHQKFQEDAAKAVCDVFGGQPYKTFDYQVETRKKDGQTSFEKFTGFRNHPIVPQLTDEIVLKHIRDIQRAQQIKPSEALEGKYNLTIEMETGVGKTYTYIKTIFELNKRYGWCKFIIVVPSVAIREGVHKSLEIMKEHFASDYSTPLSYFIYDSKQLGELNAFVTDSKIHVMIINSQKFNATNKDARRIYMKLDDFGGNCPIDVIAQMNPILIIDEPQSVEGVKTKEGLKRFNPLFTLRYSATHRELYNLVYRLDAMEAYNLQLVKKIAVKGISISGTTATEGFVYLEGLNLYPDKNPTANIGFEVKRTKAVNQVVRALKINDDLYAKSNHLEEYRNDYVITDINGVEDSVTFRNGIKLYAGDVAGSVNETQLRRIQIRETILSHIEKEQELFEKDIKVLSLFFIDEVAKYRRYNPDGKGEYAEIFEQEYTDIIKHLDLSLFNQPEYIDYLKSTVASKAHEGYFSKDKKGKLIDSKTERGTKESADEDAYDLIMKNKERLLDRKEPIRFIFSHSALREGWDNPNVFQICTLKQSSAEVRKRQEVGRGLRLCVNGQGDRMDANVLGEEVHRVNLLTVIASESYESFAKGLQTEMAEAIADRPQKVTIQLFKDQSLRLANGETIIATEDIAQSIYDSLLENKYIKKGELTDKFYEDRKQGEVIFDDELTDYKASIMTILASIYNPREMQPNDARKSKINLRLSKDKLENSKLQELLKLLCSKSTYTVKFDEKELVERAIESLNEKLRVSQLYLSVITGQMEKIKSKAALISGEAFKVDANQAHYEKIDAMANDQVKYDLLGKLTDATNLTRQAVAQILSRIKPNVFGQFKNNPEDFIIKASELINEEKACLIVKHIEYTPIDQYYDVSVFTRATIQGRLGVNTIKADKHLYDHVRFDSQNEKTFMERLEENDEIEAYVKLPGNFYIPTPMGKYHPDWAIVFKQKLSKYPYFIAETKASDSSLQDRRIEEAKIECAKKHFAKTNGGKLKYNKVSSFEDLLKIVTQESV; the protein is encoded by the coding sequence ATGAAATTAAAATTCAAACATCAGAAGTTTCAGGAAGACGCAGCAAAAGCGGTATGTGATGTCTTTGGCGGGCAGCCATACAAGACGTTCGACTATCAAGTAGAGACCCGGAAGAAAGACGGACAGACCAGCTTTGAAAAGTTTACAGGATTCCGTAACCACCCTATCGTACCTCAACTCACAGATGAGATCGTTCTGAAACACATCCGGGATATCCAGCGTGCCCAACAAATCAAACCGTCGGAAGCGCTGGAAGGGAAATACAATCTCACCATCGAAATGGAGACGGGTGTAGGTAAAACGTATACCTACATCAAAACCATCTTTGAACTGAACAAACGCTACGGTTGGTGCAAGTTCATCATTGTCGTACCCAGTGTTGCCATCCGCGAAGGAGTCCACAAAAGCCTGGAGATTATGAAGGAACACTTTGCCTCGGATTACAGCACCCCTCTGTCTTATTTCATCTACGACTCCAAACAGTTGGGTGAATTGAACGCATTTGTCACAGACAGCAAAATCCATGTAATGATCATCAATTCACAGAAGTTCAATGCAACGAACAAAGATGCCCGCCGCATCTACATGAAGCTGGATGATTTTGGCGGAAACTGTCCCATCGATGTGATTGCGCAGATGAATCCGATACTGATTATCGACGAACCTCAGTCAGTAGAAGGAGTCAAAACAAAAGAGGGATTGAAACGATTCAATCCCCTGTTCACACTGCGTTATTCGGCTACACACCGCGAACTCTATAATCTGGTCTATCGCCTGGACGCAATGGAAGCTTACAACCTGCAACTGGTTAAGAAGATCGCTGTCAAGGGTATCTCTATCAGTGGGACAACAGCTACTGAAGGATTCGTTTATCTGGAAGGTTTGAACCTGTATCCGGACAAAAACCCGACTGCCAATATCGGATTCGAAGTAAAAAGAACCAAAGCAGTGAATCAGGTAGTACGAGCTCTGAAGATAAATGATGACTTGTATGCTAAATCAAACCATCTGGAAGAATACCGGAACGACTATGTAATTACAGATATCAACGGCGTTGAAGACTCCGTCACCTTCCGGAACGGCATCAAACTTTATGCAGGTGACGTAGCGGGTAGCGTCAACGAAACCCAACTACGACGTATCCAGATACGGGAAACCATCTTGTCACACATAGAAAAAGAACAGGAACTGTTTGAGAAAGACATCAAAGTTCTCTCCCTTTTCTTCATCGATGAAGTAGCCAAATACCGCCGGTATAACCCGGACGGAAAGGGAGAATATGCCGAGATTTTCGAACAGGAATATACCGATATCATAAAACACCTGGATCTTTCGTTATTCAATCAGCCGGAATATATCGATTACCTGAAATCGACTGTGGCATCGAAAGCTCACGAAGGATACTTCTCCAAAGATAAAAAAGGAAAACTGATTGACAGTAAAACCGAGCGGGGAACCAAAGAATCGGCAGATGAAGATGCTTACGATTTGATTATGAAGAATAAAGAACGTCTGCTTGACCGGAAAGAGCCGATCCGCTTTATTTTCTCACATTCCGCTCTGCGGGAAGGATGGGACAACCCGAATGTCTTTCAGATCTGTACCCTGAAACAAAGTTCGGCAGAGGTACGCAAGCGTCAGGAAGTGGGACGAGGGCTGCGCCTCTGTGTAAACGGACAGGGAGATCGCATGGACGCCAACGTTTTAGGCGAAGAAGTGCATCGTGTCAACCTACTGACCGTGATAGCCAGCGAATCGTACGAATCGTTTGCCAAAGGCTTACAGACAGAAATGGCGGAAGCCATAGCCGACCGTCCACAGAAAGTAACCATCCAATTATTCAAGGACCAGTCGCTCCGATTAGCTAACGGTGAAACCATCATAGCCACCGAAGATATAGCACAAAGTATCTACGACTCTTTACTTGAAAACAAGTACATCAAGAAAGGAGAACTGACAGACAAATTCTATGAAGATCGTAAACAGGGAGAAGTGATTTTCGACGACGAGCTCACCGATTATAAGGCGTCTATCATGACCATCCTGGCCTCTATCTATAATCCAAGGGAGATGCAGCCGAACGATGCAAGGAAAAGTAAGATAAATCTTCGGTTGTCGAAAGATAAACTTGAAAACAGCAAACTTCAGGAACTGTTAAAGCTGCTATGCAGTAAGTCAACCTACACCGTAAAGTTTGACGAAAAAGAATTGGTAGAGAGAGCGATCGAAAGTTTAAATGAAAAGTTAAGAGTATCCCAGCTCTATCTTTCTGTCATTACGGGCCAAATGGAAAAAATCAAGTCCAAAGCAGCTTTAATTTCGGGAGAGGCATTTAAGGTAGATGCCAATCAGGCGCACTATGAAAAGATAGATGCCATGGCAAACGATCAAGTAAAATATGACTTACTCGGTAAACTCACAGACGCCACCAATCTGACCCGACAGGCAGTTGCTCAGATTCTCTCCCGGATAAAACCGAATGTATTCGGCCAATTCAAAAACAATCCCGAGGATTTTATTATCAAGGCTTCGGAACTGATTAACGAAGAAAAAGCATGTCTGATAGTAAAACATATCGAATATACCCCAATCGACCAGTACTATGATGTATCGGTCTTTACCCGGGCAACTATTCAGGGACGTTTGGGAGTAAACACAATAAAAGCAGATAAACATCTGTACGATCATGTGAGATTCGACTCCCAAAATGAAAAAACATTCATGGAAAGACTGGAAGAAAACGACGAAATAGAAGCTTATGTAAAACTACCCGGCAATTTCTATATCCCTACTCCGATGGGAAAATACCATCCGGACTGGGCCATCGTCTTCAAACAAAAGTTATCGAAGTATCCTTATTTTATTGCCGAAACCAAAGCCAGCGATTCCTCCCTACAAGATCGGAGAATAGAAGAGGCAAAGATCGAATGTGCCAAAAAACATTTTGCGAAGACAAACGGTGGGAAGCTTAAATATAATAAAGTAAGCTCCTTCGAAGATCTCTTGAAAATCGTCACACAAGAATCCGTTTAA